In Halopelagius longus, a genomic segment contains:
- a CDS encoding ABC transporter substrate-binding protein — protein MSSGTNTDKSGFARRHFLKLSGTAGAVTLAGCSSEPSAEGGGNVSTLTGGEGSVSTDSGGSAASDEQSLTIPSRFIPAETQWNPYAPSNYAEVAGKMVFDPFLRYNQKTEELIPYVLRDWQKDGKTLTMSIREGQTWHNGDPVTAEDFVTKFTIDKGFGYEITNYIDSVEAVDESTITYTLKKDYGEKTILVVVAGKWMNTPASKYGEFAERFRNASSEEEKQAVQGDVQDYQPSEPLGCGPCEYRSANQQVLTLTKYEDHPDAGQIAFPVYELEYFASSQQKWAAMKNGRNIDIVDGFTPIRIVKTFPDYVREYKVPTYNGYGLGFNHDDEDFGKRNVRRAIAYVVNRQRMAELADPLKTAVTKPVGLGSFITDTWKENLGGDVKMYDSYTDTEKAAALLRKEGYSKTGGQWHKPSGEQLTLSIPSPSGWSDVTSFTTTLAQMLSDFGIEAENRAVENTTFFGQYWGTSNFKVIPWFWNNSGKTKPFFSLSWILTSNTVMSNLNYGEQPKAPPVGEPNGEVSPVNVRETLRNLSTTSDEAEAQEYVRELAWVVNQNLPMLPLIEKIHPSFWNGRDWNIPPADTDKKFVDWCSYWFPRIGAVSPVQQQ, from the coding sequence ATGAGTAGTGGTACCAATACTGACAAAAGCGGCTTCGCGCGGAGGCACTTCCTCAAACTAAGCGGGACGGCAGGTGCAGTTACGCTCGCGGGATGTTCGTCGGAGCCCTCGGCCGAGGGTGGCGGAAACGTGAGCACTCTCACCGGCGGCGAAGGTTCTGTTTCCACCGACTCGGGTGGGTCCGCCGCCTCGGACGAGCAGAGTTTGACCATACCGTCTCGGTTTATCCCGGCCGAGACACAGTGGAATCCGTACGCTCCGAGTAATTACGCTGAGGTGGCCGGAAAGATGGTGTTCGATCCCTTCCTCAGGTACAATCAGAAAACGGAGGAGCTTATTCCGTACGTTCTCCGAGACTGGCAGAAGGACGGAAAGACGCTCACGATGAGCATCAGGGAGGGGCAGACGTGGCACAACGGAGACCCCGTTACGGCGGAGGATTTCGTCACTAAGTTTACGATCGACAAGGGGTTCGGCTACGAGATCACGAACTACATCGACAGTGTCGAGGCGGTCGACGAATCGACGATAACGTACACGCTCAAGAAGGACTACGGAGAAAAGACGATCTTAGTCGTGGTTGCCGGGAAGTGGATGAATACTCCCGCAAGCAAGTACGGCGAGTTCGCTGAGCGGTTCCGTAACGCCTCCTCCGAAGAAGAGAAACAGGCGGTTCAAGGCGACGTGCAGGACTATCAGCCGAGCGAACCGCTCGGATGTGGGCCGTGCGAATACAGATCCGCAAACCAACAAGTACTGACGTTAACGAAGTACGAGGACCATCCGGATGCGGGCCAGATAGCGTTTCCGGTGTACGAACTCGAATACTTCGCGTCGAGCCAGCAGAAATGGGCTGCGATGAAAAACGGGAGGAACATCGATATCGTGGACGGCTTCACGCCGATTCGCATCGTGAAGACGTTCCCCGATTACGTGCGTGAGTACAAGGTTCCGACCTACAACGGGTACGGACTCGGATTCAACCACGACGACGAGGACTTCGGCAAGCGGAACGTTCGGCGTGCGATCGCGTACGTGGTCAACCGACAGCGGATGGCGGAACTCGCCGACCCCCTAAAAACCGCGGTCACGAAACCGGTCGGCCTCGGCAGCTTCATCACGGACACGTGGAAAGAGAATCTGGGGGGTGACGTCAAGATGTACGATTCGTACACGGACACGGAGAAAGCGGCGGCCCTCTTACGGAAAGAAGGGTATTCGAAGACGGGCGGGCAGTGGCACAAGCCGAGCGGAGAGCAACTCACCCTCTCGATTCCCTCACCGTCGGGCTGGAGCGACGTTACCAGCTTCACGACGACTCTCGCACAGATGCTGTCCGACTTCGGCATCGAGGCGGAGAACAGAGCCGTCGAAAACACGACGTTCTTCGGGCAGTACTGGGGAACCTCGAACTTCAAAGTCATCCCGTGGTTCTGGAACAACTCCGGGAAAACGAAGCCGTTCTTCAGTCTCTCGTGGATACTAACGAGTAACACGGTGATGTCTAACCTAAACTACGGAGAACAGCCGAAGGCGCCGCCGGTCGGGGAGCCGAACGGTGAGGTGTCCCCGGTCAACGTCCGAGAGACCCTTCGTAACCTCAGTACGACGAGCGACGAGGCCGAAGCGCAGGAGTACGTACGAGAACTCGCCTGGGTCGTCAACCAGAATCTTCCGATGCTCCCGTTGATCGAAAAGATCCATCCGAGTTTCTGGAACGGACGGGACTGGAACATCCCTCCCGCCGACACGGACAAAAAGTTCGTCGACTGGTGTAGCTACTGGTTCCCGCGTATCGGAGCGGTCTCGCCGGTCCAGCAACAGTAA
- a CDS encoding DoxX family membrane protein has protein sequence MTTETTETDGAPSLLGRLLFAAGVGSLAVDTFRNLEGQIAYAESKDVPNAETMVPFTGGMLAFGSLGIALWRLPTLSAGAVATFLAGVTPVMHDYWNADEDERSSQKIAFMKNLSLFGAALVFLREARK, from the coding sequence ATGACCACCGAGACGACCGAAACCGACGGCGCACCCTCTTTGCTCGGTCGCCTGCTGTTCGCGGCGGGGGTCGGCTCTCTCGCCGTCGATACGTTCCGCAACCTCGAAGGACAGATAGCGTACGCCGAGTCGAAGGACGTGCCGAACGCGGAGACGATGGTGCCGTTCACCGGCGGGATGCTCGCGTTCGGGAGTCTCGGCATCGCCCTGTGGCGACTGCCGACGCTCTCTGCGGGCGCGGTGGCGACGTTCCTCGCGGGCGTCACGCCGGTGATGCACGACTACTGGAACGCCGACGAGGACGAGCGCAGTTCGCAGAAGATCGCGTTCATGAAGAACCTCTCGCTGTTCGGGGCGGCGCTGGTCTTCCTGCGGGAAGCGCGGAAGTAA
- a CDS encoding dihydrodipicolinate synthase family protein, which produces MPLSEANLRRRLRGVAAGLLTPFDDELRVVHHKLAENARTLSEEGIETFLAAANISEYHSLSHRERIEVTETSVDAVPSDACVLAGVGGSTANARELIEAYDRIGVDGMMIMPPDHSYVHERGLIRYYEKLDEVTDTPLVPYVKGFDPSVAYLRDLTRVDGVVGIKYALKDPVKLGAGVEAGADDVVWVDGLAEPYAVAFWNEGIEGFSAGVSNFRPEVGLALYDALEAEDWERARKIRNIALPFQNFRDSTGEDNEIPGAISVSAVKKGLELAGLHGGPVREPIRSLSPEDERRAEQLYANLDDDIERVLD; this is translated from the coding sequence ATGCCACTGTCAGAGGCGAACCTACGGCGACGCCTGCGCGGCGTCGCAGCCGGGCTGCTGACGCCGTTCGACGACGAGTTACGCGTCGTCCACCACAAGCTGGCGGAGAACGCGCGGACGCTCTCCGAGGAGGGGATAGAGACGTTCCTCGCGGCCGCGAACATCAGCGAGTACCACTCCCTCTCGCACCGGGAACGCATCGAGGTGACGGAAACGAGCGTCGATGCGGTTCCGTCCGACGCCTGCGTCCTCGCGGGCGTCGGCGGGTCCACCGCGAACGCTCGGGAACTCATCGAGGCGTACGACAGAATCGGCGTGGACGGGATGATGATAATGCCGCCCGACCACTCCTACGTCCACGAACGCGGGCTCATCCGCTACTACGAGAAACTCGACGAAGTCACCGACACACCGCTCGTTCCCTACGTCAAAGGGTTCGACCCGTCCGTCGCGTACCTCCGCGACCTCACTCGCGTCGACGGCGTGGTCGGCATCAAGTACGCCTTGAAGGACCCGGTGAAACTGGGCGCCGGGGTCGAGGCCGGCGCGGACGACGTGGTGTGGGTCGACGGCCTCGCGGAACCGTACGCCGTCGCGTTTTGGAACGAGGGCATCGAGGGATTCTCCGCCGGCGTCAGCAACTTCCGACCGGAGGTCGGACTCGCACTGTACGACGCCCTCGAAGCCGAAGACTGGGAACGCGCCCGGAAGATCCGGAACATCGCGCTTCCCTTCCAGAACTTCCGCGACTCCACCGGCGAAGACAACGAAATTCCGGGTGCGATAAGCGTCTCCGCCGTGAAGAAGGGCCTCGAACTCGCCGGCCTCCACGGGGGGCCGGTCAGGGAACCGATCCGGTCGCTCTCGCCCGAAGACGAACGCCGCGCCGAGCAACTCTACGCCAACCTCGACGACGATATCGAGCGAGTACTCGACTAA
- a CDS encoding glycosyl hydrolase family 28 protein: MPPVASAYDVTEFGDPDDGLHTDAFRGAIDACADAGGGTVVVPSGEYTTGTIRLRSDVTLRLEAGAVVRPTTEESAFTSKYVGPDGERVFLLAEDAENVAIVGEGEFDGRGTEFMRMDAPIQGHSDESTSHPLVSNGPHEARQGERYLARSDGTEGWPVAKPDFRPGPMFRFDRCTDVTVRDVTLRDMPAWTLSFHGSEEIDVLGVDILNHMLIPNCDGVHIGDSRNVHVSDCTIRSCDDSITFGARPDVETTCESVTVTNCTLSSSACAIKFGSGTDDTIRDCVFQNIVVQESNRGLGIQHRDSGDVENVLFTDIVVDSNLLPGPWWGKGEPIHVSSVPRDDDTELGAIRNVRFENVVARSENGALVYGAEGSDIENVTFDDVRIELTGSENAELVGGNFDLQPTSVVPPIFENDIAGVHVENARNVAMRDLELSWGDDLPEYYRDGLTCSNVEGVLVEGFVGRQAHREGNDGAAVRLSNTRDITVRDSRAADGTTTFLALDGTEDERLLTSNDVLDAETPGDVERFETSGNVPPL; the protein is encoded by the coding sequence ATGCCACCCGTAGCGAGTGCGTACGACGTGACAGAGTTCGGCGACCCGGACGACGGCCTCCACACCGACGCGTTCCGGGGTGCGATAGACGCCTGCGCGGACGCCGGCGGCGGCACCGTCGTCGTCCCGAGCGGCGAATATACGACGGGGACGATTCGCCTGCGGAGTGACGTGACACTTCGCTTGGAGGCGGGCGCGGTGGTGCGCCCGACGACGGAGGAGTCGGCGTTCACCTCGAAGTACGTCGGCCCGGACGGCGAGCGCGTGTTCCTCCTCGCGGAGGACGCAGAAAACGTCGCCATCGTCGGCGAGGGCGAGTTCGACGGCCGCGGCACGGAGTTCATGCGGATGGACGCCCCGATTCAGGGCCACTCCGACGAGAGCACGAGCCACCCCCTCGTCTCGAACGGTCCGCACGAGGCCCGACAGGGAGAGCGATACCTCGCCCGAAGCGACGGAACGGAGGGGTGGCCCGTCGCGAAACCCGACTTCAGACCGGGGCCGATGTTCCGGTTCGACCGCTGCACGGACGTGACGGTGCGGGACGTGACGCTCCGGGACATGCCGGCGTGGACGCTGAGTTTCCACGGGTCCGAGGAGATAGACGTACTCGGGGTGGATATCCTCAACCACATGCTCATCCCGAACTGCGACGGCGTCCACATCGGCGACAGTCGGAACGTCCACGTCTCCGACTGCACCATCCGGTCGTGCGACGACAGCATCACGTTCGGCGCGCGGCCCGACGTGGAGACGACGTGCGAGAGCGTCACCGTCACGAACTGCACGCTCTCCTCCAGCGCCTGCGCCATCAAGTTCGGGTCGGGCACCGACGACACCATCCGCGACTGCGTGTTTCAGAACATCGTCGTACAGGAGTCGAACCGGGGACTCGGCATCCAACACCGCGACTCGGGCGACGTGGAGAACGTGCTCTTCACCGACATCGTCGTCGACTCGAACCTGCTCCCCGGCCCGTGGTGGGGGAAGGGCGAACCCATCCACGTCTCCTCCGTCCCCCGCGACGATGACACCGAACTCGGCGCGATTCGCAACGTCCGCTTCGAGAACGTCGTCGCCCGGAGCGAGAACGGCGCACTCGTCTACGGTGCCGAGGGATCGGACATCGAGAACGTGACGTTCGACGACGTGCGCATCGAACTCACCGGCAGCGAGAACGCCGAACTCGTCGGCGGGAACTTCGACCTGCAACCCACGTCCGTCGTGCCCCCCATCTTCGAAAACGACATCGCGGGCGTCCACGTCGAGAACGCCCGGAACGTGGCGATGCGCGACCTGGAACTCTCGTGGGGTGACGACCTGCCGGAGTACTACCGGGACGGACTGACCTGCTCGAACGTCGAGGGAGTGCTCGTCGAGGGGTTCGTCGGCAGACAGGCCCACCGCGAGGGGAACGACGGCGCGGCGGTCCGCCTCTCGAACACCCGCGACATCACCGTTCGGGACTCGCGCGCCGCCGACGGGACGACGACGTTCCTCGCCCTCGACGGGACGGAGGACGAACGCCTGCTGACGAGCAACGACGTACTCGACGCCGAGACTCCCGGCGACGTCGAACGGTTCGAGACGTCGGGGAACGTCCCCCCACTGTGA
- a CDS encoding RidA family protein, translated as MQKNVTRHESDRLSALGGYGVRKRGLQLVFFDGQTPDERTALRRGVKEQTIAALDRVTSVAAESDVEADDIMRTTVYLTKMDRLPEVESAYEEFFDGRRPSMTVVGVGALPNDADVQIEATGVDR; from the coding sequence ATGCAGAAGAACGTAACACGACACGAAAGCGACAGACTGAGCGCACTCGGCGGATACGGCGTCCGAAAGCGGGGACTCCAACTCGTCTTCTTCGACGGGCAGACGCCCGACGAACGGACGGCGTTGCGGCGCGGCGTGAAAGAACAGACGATAGCCGCCCTCGACCGGGTCACGTCCGTCGCCGCTGAGTCCGACGTCGAAGCCGACGACATCATGCGGACGACGGTGTACCTCACGAAGATGGACCGACTCCCGGAGGTGGAGTCCGCGTACGAGGAGTTCTTCGACGGACGACGACCCTCGATGACCGTCGTCGGCGTCGGCGCACTCCCGAACGACGCCGACGTGCAGATCGAAGCGACGGGCGTCGATAGGTGA
- a CDS encoding helix-turn-helix domain-containing protein, producing MREFEFIVHFEDGSDDLMDVFAEYPSLTMRSSVCTSTERSMWRIDHARGPSEALERLDDIFLDETRCNECLDVSNCHTHREYHVLDRKANSRTVYTYRDEVHRCHSIPHHVVDHVGDGVVFESRRAGREYRWRILYPGDQPIGELYSAIEENLRDGLHLKVSHLSRAGNWDTESQVAAELSPAHWETLETAVERGYYSRPREVTVADLAELLDTPRSTVQYRLRTAEDLIVRRFVESSL from the coding sequence ATGCGCGAGTTCGAGTTCATCGTCCACTTCGAGGACGGGAGCGACGACCTGATGGACGTCTTCGCGGAGTATCCGTCGTTGACGATGCGGTCGTCGGTCTGCACCTCGACGGAGCGCTCGATGTGGCGCATCGACCACGCGCGCGGCCCGAGCGAAGCGCTCGAACGACTCGACGACATCTTCTTGGACGAGACGCGGTGCAACGAGTGTCTCGACGTTTCGAACTGCCACACGCACCGCGAGTACCACGTCCTCGACCGGAAGGCCAACTCCCGGACGGTGTACACCTACCGCGACGAGGTGCACCGCTGTCACTCGATTCCGCACCACGTCGTCGACCACGTCGGCGACGGCGTCGTCTTCGAGTCGCGGCGCGCCGGGCGGGAGTACCGGTGGCGCATCCTCTACCCCGGCGACCAGCCCATCGGCGAACTGTACTCGGCCATCGAGGAGAACCTGCGCGACGGCCTCCACCTCAAGGTGTCTCACCTGAGTCGCGCGGGCAACTGGGACACGGAGTCGCAGGTGGCCGCGGAACTCTCGCCCGCCCACTGGGAGACGTTGGAGACGGCGGTCGAACGCGGCTACTACTCCCGTCCCAGAGAGGTGACCGTCGCCGACCTCGCGGAACTACTCGACACGCCGCGTTCGACCGTTCAGTACCGCCTCCGGACGGCGGAGGACCTCATCGTCCGGCGGTTCGTCGAGTCGTCGCTGTGA
- a CDS encoding SGNH/GDSL hydrolase family protein produces the protein MRRDGIQFHNVRALRDVEGDGLRLQRVPEDVRTRLNEGARTRMCHPAGVELRFVPDGPVRVTLSSRVRDSVVRPFWGDFQAAGEEVVVGEEPRTIELERPEKLTDLRPSVRDGLRYDPHLCRLVLPGEHRGGHVRFHGVEGEVRPPRESEVPSLRYLAYGTSITEGEAPGSETLTYVNQTARRLGADPINLGSCGTAYCDEAMAEHIAGRDDWDVATLSLSVNMVGTFSVETFRERAAAMVDTVAGAHPDRPVACITIFPNARDYRVDHEEGEECERFREALRSVVAGSDRENVHLVEGPDVLPTAAGLTTDLVHPGDDAMVRMGENLARELKPLLPAVESSA, from the coding sequence ATGCGACGAGACGGTATCCAGTTTCACAACGTTCGAGCGCTTCGAGACGTCGAAGGCGACGGCCTGCGACTCCAGCGAGTGCCCGAGGACGTTCGGACTCGACTGAACGAGGGCGCACGGACCCGGATGTGCCATCCCGCCGGCGTCGAACTCCGGTTCGTTCCCGACGGACCCGTGCGAGTGACGCTCTCCTCTCGCGTTCGCGACAGCGTCGTTCGACCGTTCTGGGGCGACTTTCAGGCCGCCGGCGAGGAAGTCGTCGTCGGGGAGGAACCCCGGACCATCGAGCTCGAACGCCCCGAGAAACTCACCGACCTGCGCCCCTCCGTTCGAGATGGCCTCCGGTACGACCCGCACCTCTGTCGCCTCGTCCTCCCGGGGGAACACCGGGGCGGACACGTCCGCTTCCACGGCGTCGAGGGAGAGGTACGCCCTCCCCGGGAGTCGGAGGTGCCCTCGCTACGGTACCTCGCCTACGGCACTTCGATAACGGAGGGCGAAGCGCCCGGTAGCGAGACGCTCACGTACGTCAATCAGACGGCGCGGCGACTCGGCGCGGACCCGATAAATCTCGGCTCCTGCGGCACCGCCTACTGCGACGAGGCGATGGCCGAACACATCGCGGGCCGGGACGACTGGGACGTGGCGACGCTCTCGCTCTCGGTGAACATGGTCGGGACGTTCTCGGTCGAAACGTTCCGCGAACGGGCGGCCGCGATGGTCGACACCGTCGCGGGGGCACACCCCGACCGGCCCGTCGCCTGCATCACCATCTTCCCGAACGCCCGCGACTACCGCGTCGACCACGAGGAGGGCGAGGAGTGCGAACGCTTCCGAGAGGCGCTCCGGTCCGTCGTCGCCGGCTCCGACCGCGAGAACGTCCACCTCGTCGAGGGTCCGGACGTGCTTCCGACGGCCGCCGGACTGACGACGGACCTCGTCCACCCCGGCGACGACGCCATGGTGCGGATGGGCGAGAACCTCGCACGCGAGTTGAAGCCCCTCCTGCCGGCGGTGGAGTCGTCGGCCTGA
- a CDS encoding AEC family transporter, which translates to MSVVLKLGYMLALLGVGLVAKSTGVVTESRRDRLTVFAFYVALPALVFSSTYAQPISEVVTPTLMLGLWAVMFLMIGVSLLVHRSVAGRGARSVAIVQSYHSNFGFLGLPLVASTFGPLTTAKASIILGVGSLTQVPVTVAVLVSINDADVAFRDELVEMFKTPVIPALVTGLLFSYFGLGVPSVVAAGLDAVASLALPVALVCVGASLSAETGSFDVRTVGSVVGLKVFLMPILALLVFSAMGSDWSTVQAGVTMLAAPTAVSTFVYATELGGDPRLASMNVFVTTVVSVGTLLAVLRFLL; encoded by the coding sequence ATGAGTGTCGTACTGAAGTTGGGTTACATGCTCGCGCTCCTCGGCGTCGGCCTCGTCGCCAAGTCTACGGGCGTCGTCACCGAGTCTCGGCGCGACAGACTCACCGTCTTCGCGTTCTACGTCGCTCTCCCGGCCTTGGTGTTCTCCTCGACGTACGCCCAACCCATCAGCGAAGTCGTCACGCCGACGCTGATGCTCGGCCTGTGGGCGGTGATGTTCCTGATGATAGGCGTCAGCCTCCTCGTCCACCGGTCCGTCGCGGGGCGCGGGGCCCGAAGCGTCGCCATCGTCCAGTCGTACCACAGCAACTTCGGCTTCCTCGGACTCCCCCTCGTCGCCTCCACCTTCGGACCTCTCACCACAGCGAAGGCGAGCATCATCCTCGGCGTCGGGTCCCTCACGCAGGTCCCCGTCACCGTCGCGGTACTCGTCTCCATCAACGACGCGGACGTGGCGTTCAGGGACGAACTGGTCGAGATGTTCAAGACGCCGGTCATCCCGGCTCTCGTGACCGGACTGCTGTTCTCGTACTTCGGACTCGGGGTCCCCTCGGTGGTCGCCGCCGGGTTGGACGCGGTTGCGAGTCTCGCGCTTCCCGTCGCCCTCGTCTGCGTCGGCGCGTCTCTCTCCGCGGAGACGGGGTCGTTCGACGTCCGCACGGTCGGGTCCGTGGTCGGGCTGAAGGTGTTCCTCATGCCGATTCTCGCGCTCCTCGTGTTCTCGGCGATGGGGTCGGACTGGTCCACCGTCCAAGCGGGCGTGACGATGCTCGCCGCGCCGACGGCCGTCTCGACGTTCGTCTACGCGACCGAACTCGGCGGCGACCCCCGGTTGGCCTCGATGAACGTGTTCGTGACCACCGTCGTCTCGGTCGGAACGCTCCTCGCGGTGCTCCGGTTCCTCCTCTGA
- a CDS encoding NAD-dependent epimerase/dehydratase family protein: protein MDVLMTGAYGRCGTAVIDHLHDRDEYDFTYFNRSDRPEDHPYGGYDTVVGDVADAVALRSAAEGQDAMVHMAAYPDTDGSWDDVFEPNIIGMYNALEAAREAEMESFVFLSTNHVMGGYEQEFAPDIYYPDHDLVLDHTDPVRPDSFYGMTKAYGEDMGRYYLENYEYPKQFYALRVCTVNMPEYDHPYGDAEHAVDEGRTERGSAEYEEMVARMKAMWQSRRDFAHEIDCCLRDDDVEFGIFSGVSDNQRRWYDLEHARARIGYNPQDDGEEWDSPPE, encoded by the coding sequence ATGGACGTGCTGATGACCGGCGCGTACGGTCGGTGCGGCACTGCAGTGATAGACCACCTCCACGACCGAGACGAGTACGACTTCACGTACTTCAATCGGTCCGACCGCCCGGAGGACCACCCCTACGGCGGCTACGACACCGTCGTCGGAGACGTCGCCGACGCCGTTGCGCTTCGGTCCGCCGCGGAGGGGCAGGACGCGATGGTCCACATGGCGGCGTACCCGGACACTGACGGCAGTTGGGACGACGTGTTCGAACCGAACATCATCGGGATGTACAACGCCTTAGAGGCCGCGCGCGAGGCGGAGATGGAGTCGTTCGTCTTCCTCTCGACGAACCACGTCATGGGCGGGTACGAACAGGAGTTCGCCCCCGACATCTACTACCCCGACCACGACTTGGTCCTCGACCACACCGACCCGGTCCGTCCGGACTCCTTCTACGGGATGACGAAGGCCTACGGCGAGGACATGGGTCGCTACTACCTCGAGAACTACGAGTACCCGAAGCAGTTCTACGCGCTTCGAGTGTGCACCGTAAACATGCCCGAGTACGACCACCCTTACGGGGACGCGGAACACGCCGTCGACGAGGGCAGGACGGAACGCGGAAGCGCCGAGTACGAGGAGATGGTCGCCCGCATGAAGGCGATGTGGCAGTCCCGCCGCGACTTCGCCCACGAGATAGACTGCTGTCTGCGGGACGACGACGTGGAGTTCGGCATCTTCAGCGGCGTCAGCGACAACCAACGCCGGTGGTACGACTTGGAACACGCCCGCGCCCGCATCGGCTACAACCCGCAGGACGACGGCGAAGAGTGGGATAGCCCGCCGGAGTGA
- a CDS encoding GNAT family N-acetyltransferase yields MEIRRLPADEAAVRRYVEELWLPYHRHLEATVDAHALADDIDLVAEETEFRLDLLETESHRTWIAVDGTDSDGSRGGLDGELAGFVATDVDESPVVFDRPDRLVVGDIYVRGPYRGRGIARELLSRAAKRARETGCSELTLDVDADNEHARSVYETLGFETRRRQMTVAAEEL; encoded by the coding sequence ATGGAAATCCGCCGGCTCCCCGCCGACGAGGCCGCAGTCCGCCGCTACGTCGAGGAACTGTGGCTTCCCTACCACCGCCACCTCGAAGCGACCGTCGACGCCCACGCCCTCGCCGACGATATCGACCTCGTCGCCGAGGAGACCGAGTTCCGACTCGACCTGCTCGAAACCGAGAGCCACCGAACGTGGATTGCGGTCGACGGAACCGATAGCGACGGGTCGAGAGGCGGCCTCGACGGCGAACTCGCCGGCTTCGTCGCCACCGACGTCGACGAGTCGCCGGTCGTGTTCGACCGTCCGGACCGACTGGTCGTCGGCGATATCTACGTCCGCGGGCCGTACCGCGGTCGGGGCATCGCCCGCGAACTTCTCTCCCGCGCCGCAAAGCGGGCGCGAGAGACCGGATGTTCGGAGCTCACACTCGACGTCGACGCCGATAACGAGCACGCTCGCTCCGTGTACGAAACGCTCGGCTTCGAGACGCGACGCCGTCAGATGACCGTCGCCGCGGAGGAGTTGTAG